One genomic region from Triplophysa dalaica isolate WHDGS20190420 chromosome 23, ASM1584641v1, whole genome shotgun sequence encodes:
- the gdap1 gene encoding ganglioside-induced differentiation-associated protein 1 — protein MEKMAVENIGVLQEALIKKDAVSKDSRKVIESTQKKDDKLILYHWTQSFSSQKVRLAIAEKGLKCGEYDVSLPLSEHNEPWFMRLNPSGEVPVLVHNDNVICDPTQIMDYLEQNFCHEKTPKLIPEEGSIYYLRVQHYRELLDSLQMDAYTHGCILHPEITVDSHMPAYATTHIRTQIRNTESELKKLAEENPDLKHAYHAKQRRLKSKLFDHDNMKYLKKLLDELENVLDQVETELQRRIEETPEEGNQQAWLCGEFFSIADVSLAVTLHRLKFLGLSRRYWGNGIRVNLETYYERVLKRPTFRKVLGQVNNILISAVLPTAFRVAKKKVPTFVGATLLIGLIGGATYFALHFFKKRLFVP, from the exons ATGGAGAAAATGGCGGTGGAAAACATCGGAGTATTACAAGAAGCCCTTATAAAAAAGGACGCAGTGTCAAAAGACAGCCGCAAGGTTATAGaaagcacacaaaaaaaagatgacaAATTGATATTATACCACTGGACACAATCTTTTAGCTCACAGAAG GTGAGACTGGCAATAGCTGAGAAAGGCCTGAAGTGTGGGGAATATGATGTGAGTCTGCCTCTGAGTGAACATAATGAGCCGTGGTTCATGCGTCTGAACCCCTCTGGAGAAGTTCCTGTACTCGTTCACAATGACAATGTCATCTGTGATCCCACACAAATCATGGACTATTTGGAGCAGAACTTCTGTCATG AGAAAACTCCAAAATTAATCCCGGAGGAGGGGAGCATATATTACCTTAGAGTACAGCATTACAGGGAGTTGCTGGACTCCCTGCAGATGGATGCCTACACCCATGGGTGCATCCTCCATCCAGAGATTACCGTGGACTCCCACATGCCGGCTTATGCCACCACCCACATACGCA CACAGATCAGAAACACTGAATCAGAGCTGAAGAAACTAGCAGAAGAGAATCCTGACCTAAAACACGCTTACCACGCTAAACAGAGACGCCTGAAG AGTAAATTGTTTGACCATGATAATATGAAATATCTGAAGAAACTCTTGGATGAGCTAGAGAATGTTCTGGATCAGGTCGAGACAGAGCTTCAGAGGAGGATCGAGGAGACGCCAG AAGAGGGAAATCAACAGGCTTGGCTCTGCGGGGAGTTCTTCAGTATTGCTGACGTCTCTCTCGCTGTCACTCTTCACCGACTCAAGTTCCTGGGCCTGTCCCGTCGGTACTGGGGCAATGGGATCCGGGTCAACCTTGAGACGTACTACGAGCGTGTCCTGAAGCGGCCCACGTTCCGCAAAGTGCTCGGACAAGTCAATAACATCCTCATATCCGCCGTGCTCCCCACTGCGTTCAGGGTGGCAAAGAAAAAAGTTCCAACATTTGTTGGTGCTACTCTATTGATTGGATTGATAGGGGGCGCCACTTACTTTGctttacatttcttcaaaaaGAGACTTTTTGTCCCTTGA